A part of Paenibacillus sp. 481 genomic DNA contains:
- a CDS encoding DNA-methyltransferase has protein sequence MNNSTIYNMDCITGAREHIADESLDLIICDPPYNLGFGGTSMTKNKKPRFNTIANDTLSDHDFRRFTFGWLREAYRTLKTGRHIYVFIDWRMYPLVSLWMQQVGFVVKNCIVWDKAHMGMGWQYRYQHEFIIMAVKGRHKVRRISTRKETDIWRIKRIPGNKTIHPTEKPIELMERIVLCSSEVGETVGDFFMGSGPVVEAACKHGRNIIGFEIDEEYFKISQNKILKIVGK, from the coding sequence ATGAATAACAGCACGATATACAACATGGACTGTATCACAGGGGCTCGCGAGCATATTGCAGACGAGTCCCTCGATCTTATTATTTGTGACCCGCCTTACAATCTTGGTTTCGGTGGGACTTCAATGACAAAAAATAAAAAGCCACGCTTTAACACTATTGCCAACGATACGCTGTCGGATCATGATTTTAGACGCTTCACATTTGGTTGGTTGCGTGAAGCATATCGCACGTTGAAAACTGGCCGACACATTTATGTATTTATCGATTGGCGCATGTATCCGCTCGTGTCGCTGTGGATGCAGCAAGTTGGCTTTGTGGTGAAGAACTGCATCGTTTGGGACAAGGCTCATATGGGCATGGGCTGGCAGTATCGTTATCAACATGAATTTATCATCATGGCAGTTAAAGGCCGTCACAAGGTTCGGCGTATCTCCACGCGCAAGGAGACGGATATATGGCGCATCAAGCGTATTCCAGGCAACAAGACCATCCATCCAACCGAAAAACCCATAGAGTTAATGGAGAGGATTGTTCTATGCAGCAGTGAAGTAGGAGAGACAGTCGGAGATTTTTTCATGGGATCAGGTCCGGTCGTCGAAGCAGCATGCAAACATGGTAGGAATATCATCGGATTTGAAATTGATGAAGAATATTTTAAAATTTCACAAAATAAAATATTGAAAATAGTGGGAAAATAA
- a CDS encoding N-acetylmuramoyl-L-alanine amidase: MVQIKQRLLPNGKSNKPNRFMTPSYVTIHNTDNTSVDADAEAHARYVINGSGGEKKSWHYTVDDREAYQHLRDDEQGWHAGSSKGNRCSIGIEICMNQGINEKSAWKNAAQLVAMLVRSHNIPLQHVVPHRHWSGKQCPSRILPHWDAFFNLIKEELKRVDKPQQKVTIEVNGVDIEDTMLVDGVAYAPVRDVAAALGASTTWDQKEKKVTVTK; this comes from the coding sequence ATGGTCCAAATTAAACAGCGCTTGCTTCCGAACGGAAAGAGTAATAAGCCGAACCGTTTCATGACACCGAGCTATGTAACGATACACAACACGGATAATACAAGTGTAGATGCGGATGCCGAAGCACACGCTAGATACGTTATCAACGGCAGTGGCGGGGAAAAGAAAAGTTGGCACTACACGGTAGACGACCGTGAGGCGTACCAGCATTTGCGCGATGATGAGCAAGGATGGCACGCTGGTAGCAGCAAAGGAAACCGCTGCAGTATTGGCATTGAAATCTGTATGAATCAAGGTATCAACGAGAAGAGCGCATGGAAAAACGCTGCGCAGCTCGTAGCCATGTTGGTACGCAGTCACAACATTCCGCTGCAGCATGTTGTGCCGCACCGTCACTGGTCGGGTAAGCAATGTCCGAGTCGCATCCTACCACACTGGGATGCGTTTTTTAATTTAATCAAAGAGGAGCTGAAGCGCGTGGACAAGCCGCAGCAGAAAGTAACGATTGAAGTAAATGGAGTGGATATAGAGGATACTATGTTAGTAGACGGTGTAGCATATGCTCCTGTCCGTGACGTAGCAGCAGCTTTGGGGGCTAGTACGACATGGGACCAAAAGGAGAAGAAAGTTACCGTCACAAAATAA
- a CDS encoding hemolysin XhlA family protein yields the protein MSEEMKAVTETLVNVRVDLARLEAKVDVIRDLPHKVEAVRSIAEEALDQGKSAHHRLSETREDFKEEVNKIEDNQKWLWRTVTGACVTGTVTAIFAFFIKLKG from the coding sequence GTGTCCGAAGAAATGAAAGCTGTGACCGAAACTTTAGTAAATGTCAGGGTCGATTTAGCTCGACTTGAGGCAAAAGTTGACGTCATACGTGATTTGCCACACAAGGTTGAGGCCGTGAGGTCAATTGCTGAGGAAGCACTTGATCAAGGTAAGTCGGCGCATCATCGCCTTAGTGAAACAAGAGAAGATTTTAAAGAAGAAGTCAATAAAATAGAAGACAATCAAAAATGGCTTTGGCGGACAGTGACGGGAGCGTGTGTCACAGGTACTGTCACTGCCATTTTTGCTTTCTTTATAAAATTGAAAGGGTGA